In Sebastes fasciatus isolate fSebFas1 chromosome 15, fSebFas1.pri, whole genome shotgun sequence, a genomic segment contains:
- the LOC141783355 gene encoding scavenger receptor cysteine-rich type 1 protein M130-like, with product MESSPRSVWRISSDCVQSGSALRECAKSFFSPLILNLTCSDSVRLVNGTSLCSGRLEVKSNQFNQSWSSVCEADFDQQDAEVVCRELGCGAPSVLQGALYGDVEASMWTKEFQCGGTESALLDCRSSGSDRNTCSPGKAVGLTCSEPDDVRLVGGDSRCAGTLELKHQGDWRPVIIYLNHWTLKEATIFCRELDCGSAVSVGRREESSWRSVWRIRSECVQSVSTLRKCATPDSSNPILNLTCSDLLLQPNISASSSVDGVSEAQQQGFHVLRGSTFTISCFIQPQYPGGSFQLTFTSSTAALNYTKPAVNHSAHFLFPAAETAHHGSYSCVYHVYVFSHNFSSESRLLSLTVTGKLTVYMQVWKM from the exons ATGGAGTCCTCACCCAGATCTGTGTGGaggatcagctctgactgtgttcagtctggatctgctctgagggagtgtgcaaaatcatttttctctcccctcatcctgaatctcacctgctcag actctgtcaggctggtgaatgggactagtctgtgctcaggcagactggaggtgaagtcgaaccagtttaaccagtcttggtcctcagtgtgtgaagctgactttgaccagcaggatgcagaggtggtctgtagggagcttggctgtggggctccttcagtcctccagggggcgctctatggagacgtagaggcttcaatgtggaccaaagagttccagtgtggaggaactgagtctgctctcctggactgtagaagctcaggctcagatagaaacacctgctcacctggcaaagctgttggactcacctgctcag agcctgatgatgtcaggttggtgggaggagacagtcgctgtgcaggaacactggagctgaaacatcagggagactggagaccagtgaTTATCTATCTCAATCACTGGACCCTGAAGGAAGCAACTATTTTTTGTAGAGAActggactgtggctctgctgtttctgtaggaCGGAGAGAGGAGTCCTCATGGAGATCTGTGTGGAGGATCAGGTCTGAATGTGTTCAGTCTGTATCTACTCTGAGGAAGTGTGCAACACCAGATTCCTCTAACCCCATCCTgaatctcacctgctcag acctgctgcttcagcccAACATCTCTGCGTCCTCCTCCGTGGACGGGGTCTCCGAGGCCCAGCAGCAGGGGTTTCACGTGCTCAGGGGCTCCACCTTCACCATCAGCTGCTTCATCCAGCCACAGTACCCAGGAGGCTCCTTCCAGCtcaccttcacctcctccaccgcAGCACTCAACTACACcaagccagctgtcaatcactccgcccacttcctgtttcctgctgcaGAGACCGCCCACCATGGAAGCTACAGCTGTGTTTATCACGTCTACGTTTTTTCTCATAACTTCTCGTCTGAGAGCCGTctgctctctctcactgtcaCAGGTAAActgactgtttacatgcaggTTTGGAAAATGTGA